The proteins below are encoded in one region of Herpetosiphon gulosus:
- a CDS encoding 7-carboxy-7-deazaguanine synthase QueE, giving the protein MNVMEVYRSVQGEGTLMGVPTTFVRFFACNLRCSWCDTKYSWSVKEGGKWEDLPIATLAQRIADQGARHVVLTGGEPMLQRELPALAQTLRAAGHHLTVETNSTLFRPELVELINLWSLSPKLAGANTGMLRLEPLRQFMQLPASQQQWKFVITGESDLAQLHQFVSEHQDFAEAQLPIIWQPEGRWAERDYAHALEWLAERAQLPEWRPFNVRVLPQMHVLIWGQKRLV; this is encoded by the coding sequence ATGAATGTGATGGAAGTTTATCGCTCGGTGCAAGGCGAAGGCACATTGATGGGCGTTCCAACCACATTCGTGCGCTTTTTTGCCTGCAATTTGCGCTGTAGCTGGTGTGATACCAAATATTCATGGAGCGTCAAAGAGGGCGGTAAATGGGAAGATTTGCCGATTGCGACCCTCGCGCAACGCATCGCCGACCAAGGCGCACGCCATGTCGTATTAACTGGCGGCGAGCCAATGTTGCAGCGCGAATTGCCAGCTTTGGCCCAAACTCTACGTGCAGCAGGCCATCATCTCACAGTTGAAACCAATAGCACCCTCTTTCGCCCAGAACTGGTTGAATTGATCAACCTCTGGAGCTTATCGCCAAAATTGGCTGGAGCCAACACGGGCATGTTGCGGCTCGAACCATTGCGCCAATTTATGCAATTGCCCGCCAGCCAACAACAATGGAAATTTGTGATCACTGGCGAAAGCGATTTAGCCCAATTGCACCAATTTGTCAGCGAACATCAGGATTTTGCCGAGGCCCAATTGCCAATTATTTGGCAGCCAGAAGGTCGCTGGGCTGAGCGCGATTATGCTCATGCCCTCGAATGGCTGGCCGAACGAGCTCAATTGCCTGAATGGCGACCGTTCAATGTGCGCGTGCTACCCCAAATGCATGTGCTGATTTGGGGCCAAAAACGGCTTGTCTAA
- the queD gene encoding 6-carboxytetrahydropterin synthase QueD — MYAILTKQFRFEAAHQLPNHRGKCARLHGHSYLLEVSVRGPIQPARGQSDDGMVIDLEQIKQLVNEIIIARVDHYNLNDFLSVPSTAENIAHWMWDQLEQQAPEFAALLWRIRLWETASGYVEISRAEREDQP; from the coding sequence ATGTACGCGATTCTTACCAAACAATTTCGCTTCGAAGCAGCCCATCAACTCCCTAATCATCGCGGCAAATGTGCGCGGTTACATGGCCATTCCTATTTATTAGAGGTCAGCGTGCGTGGGCCGATTCAGCCTGCCCGTGGCCAAAGCGATGATGGCATGGTGATTGATTTAGAACAAATTAAGCAGTTGGTCAACGAAATTATTATTGCCCGCGTTGATCACTATAATCTTAACGATTTTTTGAGTGTGCCCAGCACCGCCGAAAATATCGCCCATTGGATGTGGGATCAGCTTGAACAGCAAGCGCCGGAATTTGCCGCCTTACTATGGCGCATTCGGCTGTGGGAAACCGCCAGTGGCTATGTTGAAATTAGCCGTGCCGAACGTGAGGACCAGCCATGA
- a CDS encoding methylated-DNA--[protein]-cysteine S-methyltransferase gives MPVEYCIQTSPFGRLLLAATSEGLLLASFADDDSELLAELTEAYPDRLLLYRSNALLDQAFAQYQAYFSGQRQQFELPIAWHGSAQQQAIWQQISLIPFGQQWSYQQLAQTLSAPYQAAHAINQALRHNPLALIIPCHRLSNSPQGLGYYRWGRVRQQQLCDREASPVIATYSMEMMS, from the coding sequence ATGCCCGTAGAGTATTGTATTCAAACCAGCCCCTTTGGGCGTTTGCTGCTGGCGGCTACGTCCGAGGGGTTGTTGTTGGCCAGTTTTGCCGATGATGATAGTGAGTTATTGGCTGAATTAACCGAAGCCTACCCCGATCGGCTGTTGCTCTATCGCTCAAATGCGTTGCTCGACCAAGCGTTTGCCCAATATCAAGCCTATTTTTCGGGCCAACGCCAACAATTTGAGTTACCAATTGCCTGGCATGGCTCGGCTCAGCAGCAAGCAATTTGGCAACAAATAAGCCTCATTCCCTTTGGTCAGCAATGGTCATATCAACAGCTTGCCCAAACGTTGTCAGCGCCGTATCAAGCCGCTCATGCAATCAATCAAGCCTTGCGCCATAATCCTTTAGCATTAATTATTCCCTGTCATCGTTTATCCAATTCGCCGCAAGGGCTTGGCTACTACCGCTGGGGGCGGGTTCGGCAACAACAACTCTGTGATCGTGAAGCTAGTCCGGTTATCGCCACCTATTCAATGGAGATGATGTCATGA
- a CDS encoding acyl-CoA reductase, whose protein sequence is MGDSRGLYGCVEPMSACLPPNFAWPQTSQQFGGLSIAVPQPSPGQMLQLVEHLYSSASNLQQIPIATIVAAIDRAAQQWLAPDYPPRLQLLDQLPQINGYSPAMLNEVLDRMLADWRAPQIWQRLNEQFGDPLLLDGWRPMVIGESRVFGPRLTWHICAGNVPGVAIQSLIDGLLVKSPSLVKVARGEPLWAAAFATSLIQQLPALAESIAVLWWSGGDQALEAPILANTEAIIANASDAAIAAVRQRSPAHIRWLDYGSRYSLAYVSQTMLAAPNLAEIASKLAYDGVMLEQQGCVSPQAIVVEAPTAEQLSQFGLALNQALADLSQRYPASSSILAATRRSADDYEWQALSGQPIQLLSQPDQPWLVVVDQREALPTVAGRLIKLVPVADLAELAQRLKPLHQHLQSVTLVCSAAQRHELAEALAAIGVLRICQAGQQAFPQAAWHHDGRDPLRSLVRWVDLERSANPHV, encoded by the coding sequence ATGGGCGATTCGCGAGGCCTGTATGGCTGCGTTGAGCCAATGAGCGCCTGCTTGCCGCCAAATTTTGCTTGGCCCCAAACTAGCCAGCAATTTGGTGGGTTAAGTATCGCTGTGCCTCAACCAAGCCCCGGTCAGATGCTGCAATTGGTCGAGCATTTATATTCTAGCGCCAGCAACTTGCAACAAATCCCTATCGCCACGATTGTGGCAGCGATCGATCGGGCGGCGCAACAATGGCTTGCGCCAGATTATCCGCCACGTTTGCAATTGCTCGATCAATTACCCCAAATTAATGGCTATAGCCCGGCAATGCTGAACGAAGTGCTTGATCGCATGCTGGCCGATTGGCGTGCTCCACAAATTTGGCAACGCTTGAATGAACAATTTGGCGACCCATTGTTGCTTGATGGCTGGCGGCCAATGGTGATTGGCGAGAGTCGTGTATTTGGCCCGCGCCTGACTTGGCATATTTGCGCTGGTAATGTGCCTGGGGTTGCGATTCAAAGCTTAATCGATGGCTTGCTGGTCAAGTCGCCAAGCTTGGTTAAAGTAGCGCGTGGCGAGCCATTGTGGGCGGCGGCTTTTGCTACTAGCTTAATTCAACAACTACCTGCATTGGCAGAGAGCATTGCAGTGCTCTGGTGGAGTGGCGGCGATCAGGCGCTCGAAGCCCCAATTTTGGCTAATACCGAGGCGATTATTGCCAATGCCAGCGATGCAGCGATTGCGGCTGTGCGTCAACGTAGCCCTGCTCATATTCGTTGGCTGGATTATGGCTCGCGCTATTCGTTGGCCTATGTTAGCCAAACCATGTTGGCTGCCCCTAATTTGGCTGAAATTGCCAGCAAACTGGCGTATGATGGCGTGATGCTTGAGCAGCAAGGCTGTGTCTCGCCCCAAGCAATTGTGGTTGAAGCGCCAACGGCTGAGCAATTAAGCCAATTTGGGCTAGCCCTGAACCAAGCATTGGCCGACTTGAGCCAGCGTTATCCTGCAAGTAGCTCAATTCTGGCTGCTACGCGGCGTAGTGCTGATGACTATGAATGGCAAGCCCTGAGTGGTCAGCCAATCCAACTGTTGAGCCAGCCTGATCAGCCATGGCTAGTGGTGGTTGATCAACGTGAGGCTTTGCCCACAGTGGCTGGGCGTTTAATCAAACTTGTGCCAGTGGCCGATCTGGCTGAGCTGGCCCAACGATTAAAACCATTGCATCAACATCTGCAAAGTGTTACGCTGGTATGTAGTGCTGCACAGCGTCATGAGTTGGCTGAGGCGCTGGCGGCAATCGGCGTTTTGCGTATCTGCCAAGCGGGGCAACAAGCGTTTCCCCAAGCGGCTTGGCATCACGATGGGCGTGATCCCTTGCGCAGTTTGGTACGCTGGGTCGATCTCGAACGCTCAGCCAATCCTCACGTATAA
- a CDS encoding acyl-CoA dehydrogenase family protein has translation MDFKLSDDQEFMRKAAREFAEGEIRATVAERDEHKIWPTDIVQKMGQLGFMGVAIDEAYGGAGLDYVSYAIMIEELSRVDASVGVIASVNNSLVCAGIEKFGTEAQKRDILAPLASGQKLGAFSLSEPGAGSDAAAQKTRAVEDGDYYIITGTKNWVTNGSKADTILLMTMTAPEKGVKGITAFLIDTHEPGVSILKVEDKLGIRSAQSAQMSYDGYRVHKSRMLGQPGEGFKIAMTILNGGRIGIASQALGIAQGAYEAALDYAKVREQFGQSIINFQAVGFTLADMATRIKAARMLTYHAAWLKDQGENYIAAAAMAKVYASETAMWTATKAVQIFGSNGYSKEYPVERYFRDAKITEIYEGTSEIQRLVISREIAK, from the coding sequence GTGGATTTCAAGCTCTCGGACGATCAGGAATTTATGCGTAAAGCGGCTCGCGAATTTGCCGAAGGTGAAATTCGGGCAACAGTTGCTGAGCGTGATGAGCATAAAATTTGGCCGACTGACATTGTGCAAAAGATGGGCCAATTGGGCTTTATGGGTGTCGCAATCGATGAAGCCTATGGCGGGGCAGGCCTCGATTACGTTTCATATGCGATTATGATCGAAGAGCTTTCGCGGGTTGATGCCTCGGTTGGGGTGATTGCCTCGGTCAATAATTCGTTGGTGTGTGCTGGGATTGAAAAATTTGGCACTGAAGCACAAAAACGCGATATTCTTGCGCCCTTGGCCAGCGGCCAAAAACTCGGAGCCTTCTCGCTTTCCGAGCCTGGGGCTGGCTCGGATGCGGCGGCTCAGAAAACCCGTGCGGTTGAAGATGGCGATTACTACATCATTACGGGCACCAAAAACTGGGTTACCAATGGCTCAAAAGCCGACACAATTTTGTTGATGACCATGACTGCTCCAGAAAAAGGAGTCAAAGGGATCACCGCATTTTTAATTGATACCCATGAGCCAGGCGTTTCAATTCTCAAGGTCGAAGATAAATTGGGCATTCGTTCGGCTCAATCAGCTCAAATGTCGTATGATGGCTATCGAGTGCACAAAAGCCGCATGCTGGGCCAACCTGGCGAAGGCTTCAAAATTGCCATGACGATCTTGAATGGTGGCCGGATTGGGATCGCCTCGCAGGCCTTGGGGATTGCCCAAGGCGCCTATGAAGCGGCCTTGGATTATGCCAAAGTCCGCGAACAATTTGGCCAATCGATTATCAATTTTCAAGCGGTGGGCTTTACCCTAGCTGATATGGCCACGCGGATCAAAGCAGCCCGTATGTTGACCTATCATGCGGCATGGCTCAAAGATCAGGGCGAGAATTATATTGCAGCGGCGGCGATGGCCAAAGTCTATGCCTCGGAAACTGCCATGTGGACAGCCACCAAAGCCGTGCAAATCTTCGGCTCAAACGGCTACTCCAAGGAATATCCGGTTGAACGCTACTTCCGTGATGCCAAGATTACCGAAATTTACGAAGGCACGAGCGAAATTCAGCGCTTGGTGATTTCACGCGAGATTGCCAAATAA
- a CDS encoding response regulator, producing MAESDKIRVLIVDDIADTRDNLEKLLFFEKDMQVVGKAATGREAVTQAKQIQPDVVLMDINMPDMDGIAATEAIMAQVPNTQVIMMSVQGETDYLRRAMLAGARQFLTKPVGGDELASSIREVYRLQQTQRRFVVAAQQVEEHDQSTGQIIAVYSPKGGTGKSAIASNLAVALKLLPGNRKVCLVDASLLFGDIAVMFNINSSKTINDLTSRIDDLDKELLNDVMTTHASQIKVLLAPANPQMGELVTADHVRTVLEALRREYDYVVVDTQSSFQDQTMAVLDAAHRIVLLMTMELSSIKNIRQFLEVAELLGYNDEKLVLVLNKADAKFGIRVDQVEANIQHKVAAQIGNAPFEMVNAINRGVPLIIDQPRHQISIDVANLAYLISGTTRTSREGARPQQPKKEEPKGLFARLTKR from the coding sequence ATGGCTGAGTCCGATAAAATTCGCGTACTAATTGTTGACGATATTGCAGATACTCGTGATAACCTCGAGAAACTCTTGTTTTTTGAGAAGGATATGCAAGTTGTCGGCAAAGCAGCAACGGGGCGCGAGGCCGTGACGCAGGCCAAGCAAATTCAACCCGATGTTGTCTTGATGGACATTAACATGCCCGATATGGATGGCATTGCAGCAACTGAGGCGATCATGGCGCAGGTGCCGAATACGCAAGTCATTATGATGAGCGTCCAAGGTGAAACCGATTACCTGCGTCGTGCAATGTTGGCTGGTGCTCGTCAGTTTCTCACTAAACCAGTTGGTGGCGATGAACTCGCCAGTAGCATCCGCGAAGTCTATCGCTTGCAGCAAACCCAACGCCGCTTTGTGGTAGCGGCCCAACAGGTCGAAGAACATGATCAATCAACCGGCCAAATTATTGCTGTGTATAGCCCCAAGGGTGGCACTGGCAAGAGTGCAATTGCCTCAAATTTAGCAGTTGCCTTAAAATTATTGCCTGGTAATCGTAAAGTTTGTTTGGTCGATGCTAGCTTATTGTTTGGCGATATTGCGGTGATGTTCAACATCAATAGCTCCAAAACGATCAATGATCTCACTTCGCGGATCGATGATCTTGATAAGGAATTATTGAATGATGTGATGACCACCCACGCCTCACAAATCAAGGTGTTGCTGGCTCCAGCCAACCCGCAAATGGGTGAACTGGTTACGGCTGATCATGTGCGGACAGTGCTTGAGGCCCTGCGGCGTGAGTATGATTATGTGGTAGTTGATACCCAATCATCGTTCCAAGATCAAACCATGGCTGTGCTTGATGCCGCCCATCGAATTGTCTTGCTGATGACGATGGAACTCTCATCGATTAAGAATATTCGCCAGTTTTTGGAAGTGGCCGAGTTGCTTGGCTACAACGATGAGAAACTGGTGTTGGTCTTGAACAAAGCCGATGCTAAATTTGGCATTCGGGTCGATCAAGTCGAGGCCAATATTCAACATAAGGTTGCGGCGCAAATTGGCAATGCCCCATTTGAAATGGTCAATGCGATTAACCGTGGCGTACCTTTGATTATCGATCAGCCTCGCCATCAAATCTCAATCGATGTGGCCAACTTGGCCTATCTGATTTCAGGAACTACCCGCACTAGCCGCGAAGGCGCACGCCCACAGCAACCCAAAAAAGAAGAACCGAAGGGTCTCTTCGCTCGATTGACCAAACGTTAG